One Gemmatimonadaceae bacterium genomic window carries:
- a CDS encoding polyribonucleotide nucleotidyltransferase, translating to MMHRIERTFAGRPLVIETGRMAKQAAGSAVVQFGETMVIAAVTVSDNQSPLPFFPLTVEYKEKTYAAGKIPGGFIKREGRPHDHEILACRIIDRSIRPLFPEGFKNEVQVFIYVVSADQENDADVLALLATSFALNASKIPFMGPIGGVRVGRVQGHWVLNPTFQQLAFSDLELIVAGSKDSIVMVEGGALEVTEADVLESLKLSHDGIRELIAMQNELLAKVQQPKMEWKKSEPAEAVVERTKAAGSAPIRAALNQADKHTRIQAIEKAKHAAAELLAVEFPDNAKDISAVLGDIEYNELRAQVLTTGLRVDGRKPDEVRAISIDTTVLPRAHGSALFTRGQTQALVAATLGTAKDAQRLDSINEAGETTRSFMLHYNFPPFSTGEVRPMRGTSRREIGHGNLAERALQGVLPDFADFPYTIRIVSEVLESNGSSSMASVCGGSLSLFDAGVPMKAAVAGVAMGLIKEGKKYAILTDILGTEDHLGDMDFKVAGTKDGITSIQMDIKIEGLDIKIMEEALAQAREGRLHILGEMDKALAAPRGEMSKYAPRIVTVQIPVDKIGELIGPKGKNIRGIQDETGAELSVDDDGTVTIAAVGAESMERARQMVQAMTAEAVVGETYEGTVKTVTAFGAFIEIMPGTEALLHVSEMKHERVEKPEDVVKKGDRVTVKLIDRDERGRLRLSMKALLPRPEGMPEETPSERPPRRDDGGDRGGRGGRSGGGRDRR from the coding sequence ATGATGCATCGCATTGAGCGGACCTTCGCGGGTCGCCCGCTGGTCATCGAGACCGGCCGCATGGCCAAGCAGGCGGCGGGCTCCGCCGTCGTCCAATTCGGCGAGACAATGGTGATCGCGGCCGTCACGGTCAGCGACAATCAGAGTCCGTTGCCCTTCTTCCCGCTAACGGTCGAGTACAAGGAAAAGACCTACGCCGCCGGCAAGATTCCGGGCGGGTTCATCAAGCGGGAAGGCCGACCGCACGATCATGAAATCCTGGCCTGCCGGATCATCGATCGTTCGATCCGTCCGTTGTTCCCGGAAGGCTTCAAGAACGAAGTGCAGGTGTTCATCTACGTCGTCTCGGCCGACCAGGAGAATGACGCTGACGTGCTGGCGCTGCTGGCCACGTCGTTCGCGTTGAATGCCTCGAAGATCCCGTTCATGGGCCCCATCGGTGGCGTGCGTGTCGGACGCGTGCAGGGACACTGGGTGCTGAACCCCACGTTCCAGCAGCTGGCGTTTTCCGATCTCGAACTCATCGTCGCGGGATCCAAGGATTCCATCGTCATGGTCGAGGGCGGTGCCCTCGAAGTCACCGAAGCCGACGTGTTGGAGTCGTTGAAGCTGTCGCACGATGGCATTCGCGAGTTGATCGCGATGCAGAATGAACTGCTGGCCAAGGTGCAGCAGCCCAAGATGGAGTGGAAGAAGTCGGAGCCGGCGGAAGCCGTGGTCGAGCGCACCAAGGCGGCCGGATCGGCGCCGATTCGCGCCGCGCTCAATCAGGCGGACAAGCACACCCGCATCCAGGCCATCGAGAAGGCCAAGCACGCTGCCGCTGAATTGCTGGCGGTGGAGTTCCCGGACAACGCGAAGGACATCAGCGCGGTGCTCGGCGATATCGAGTACAACGAGCTCCGCGCGCAGGTGCTGACGACCGGATTGCGCGTCGATGGCCGGAAGCCCGACGAAGTGCGCGCGATCTCCATCGATACCACCGTGTTGCCGCGTGCGCATGGTTCGGCCTTGTTCACTCGTGGCCAGACGCAGGCCCTCGTGGCCGCGACGCTGGGAACCGCGAAGGATGCCCAGCGACTCGATTCCATCAACGAAGCGGGTGAAACAACCCGGTCGTTCATGCTGCACTACAACTTCCCGCCGTTCTCCACCGGTGAAGTGCGTCCGATGCGTGGCACCAGCCGTCGTGAGATCGGCCACGGCAACCTGGCCGAACGCGCGCTGCAGGGCGTGCTGCCGGACTTTGCCGACTTCCCGTACACCATTCGTATCGTCTCCGAAGTGCTGGAGTCGAACGGTTCGTCATCAATGGCCTCAGTGTGCGGCGGTTCGCTGTCGCTGTTCGACGCCGGTGTGCCGATGAAGGCGGCGGTGGCGGGTGTGGCGATGGGGCTGATCAAGGAAGGCAAGAAGTACGCGATCCTGACCGACATCCTGGGCACCGAGGATCATCTCGGCGACATGGACTTCAAGGTGGCCGGCACGAAGGACGGCATCACGTCCATCCAGATGGATATCAAGATCGAAGGTCTGGATATCAAGATCATGGAAGAGGCGTTGGCGCAGGCCCGTGAAGGTCGTCTGCACATCCTCGGCGAGATGGACAAGGCGCTGGCCGCCCCGCGTGGCGAGATGTCGAAGTATGCGCCACGCATCGTGACCGTGCAGATCCCGGTTGACAAGATCGGCGAGCTGATCGGCCCGAAGGGCAAGAACATCCGCGGCATTCAGGATGAAACGGGCGCGGAGTTGTCGGTGGACGATGATGGCACGGTGACCATCGCTGCCGTGGGCGCCGAGTCGATGGAACGCGCCCGACAGATGGTGCAGGCGATGACGGCGGAAGCGGTGGTTGGCGAGACGTATGAAGGCACCGTGAAGACCGTGACCGCGTTCGGCGCATTCATCGAGATCATGCCCGGCACCGAAGCGTTGCTGCACGTCTCGGAAATGAAGCACGAGCGCGTCGAGAAGCCGGAAGACGTGGTCAAGAAGGGCGATCGGGTGACTGTGAAGCTTATCGACCGCGACGAGCGGGGGCGGTTGCGCCTGTCCATGAAGGCACTGCTGCCACGGCCGGAAGGCATGCCGGAAGAGACCCCGAGCGAGCGTCCTCCGCGGCGTGACGACGGTGGGGATCGTGGTGGACGCGGCGGGCGGAGCGGTGGTGGTCGCGACCGGCGCTGA
- a CDS encoding isoprenyl transferase, with protein sequence MTKPVSHSAADSESELLARVRVHGAVPRHIAIIMDGNGRWARERHMPRPFGHRSGMKAVREVVEGCLDAGVEWLSLFAFSQENWQRPETEVSALMSLLEEYIAREADELRQQGVRVRVFGDLERLNAPAAAAVKRVMQDTESGDKLGLNLFISYGGRAELVRAARLLAIDVQAGRLTPEAIDETEIRARLYTANCPDPDFLIRTSGEQRLSNFLLWQIAYAELYISNLLWPDFGRSALYEAILDFQQRDRRFGRVSV encoded by the coding sequence ATGACCAAGCCCGTTTCCCACTCCGCAGCGGACTCCGAGTCCGAGTTGCTTGCGCGCGTGCGCGTGCATGGAGCCGTGCCGCGACACATTGCGATCATCATGGATGGCAACGGGCGATGGGCCCGTGAACGGCACATGCCGCGTCCGTTCGGTCATCGGTCGGGCATGAAGGCGGTACGAGAAGTGGTTGAAGGCTGCCTCGATGCGGGTGTCGAGTGGCTCTCGCTGTTCGCGTTCTCGCAGGAAAACTGGCAGCGGCCGGAAACCGAAGTGTCGGCGCTGATGTCCTTGCTTGAGGAGTACATCGCGCGCGAAGCCGACGAGCTGCGCCAGCAAGGGGTGCGCGTTCGCGTCTTCGGCGACCTTGAGCGACTCAACGCGCCTGCGGCCGCGGCGGTCAAGCGCGTCATGCAGGACACCGAGAGCGGCGACAAGCTGGGGTTGAACCTGTTCATCTCCTACGGTGGACGCGCCGAGTTGGTGCGCGCCGCACGGTTGCTGGCGATCGACGTCCAGGCAGGGCGGCTGACACCCGAGGCCATCGACGAAACGGAGATTCGGGCGCGTCTGTATACGGCGAACTGCCCCGATCCGGATTTTCTCATCAGGACCTCCGGCGAGCAGCGGCTGTCGAATTTTCTGCTCTGGCAGATTGCGTATGCCGAACTGTACATCTCCAATTTGCTCTGGCCGGATTTCGGACGGTCTGCGTTGTACGAGGCCATCCTCGACTTTCAGCAACGTGACCGGCGCTTCGGCCGCGTCTCGGTCTGA
- the frr gene encoding ribosome recycling factor, translating to MTTIPQILKDTKSGMEKGLENSKREFSGIRSGKASPNMLDTIKVEAYGSMVPLNQVASVSAPEARILLVTPFDKSQSKVIEKAIRESELGLDPAHQGGVIRVPLPSMNEQRRKELVKVLHKLAEDGRIAIRHARTDARDKIKKLDGISEDDKKHAEKDLQKLHDDTIGKLDALLKAKEAEVMEV from the coding sequence ATGACCACCATTCCGCAGATCCTCAAGGACACCAAGTCGGGCATGGAAAAGGGCCTCGAGAACTCGAAGCGCGAGTTCTCCGGCATCCGCTCCGGCAAGGCGTCGCCGAACATGCTCGACACCATCAAAGTCGAAGCGTACGGATCGATGGTACCACTCAATCAGGTCGCGTCCGTCTCGGCGCCTGAGGCGCGGATCCTGCTCGTGACGCCGTTCGACAAGTCGCAGTCCAAAGTGATCGAGAAGGCCATTCGGGAATCGGAGCTTGGCCTCGATCCGGCGCACCAGGGTGGTGTCATTCGCGTGCCGCTGCCGTCGATGAACGAGCAGCGCCGCAAGGAACTGGTCAAAGTGCTGCACAAGCTGGCGGAAGACGGTCGCATCGCGATCCGGCACGCCCGCACTGATGCGCGCGACAAGATCAAGAAACTCGATGGCATCTCCGAAGACGACAAGAAGCATGCGGAGAAGGATCTGCAGAAGTTGCACGATGACACCATTGGCAAGCTCGATGCCTTGCTGAAGGCGAAGGAAGCTGAAGTCATGGAGGTTTGA
- a CDS encoding phosphatidate cytidylyltransferase translates to MSEFGRRLGVALIGAPIALAILWVGDAALATLASALSALAAWEFFRLARESGSRPMAGTGIVAAALVPMAVHAHYLGVVQVPLVVVPLAVLVLIALAIWMRGADGHPLAAVSTTALGVLYTGGTLSYVYALRYYGYAVGNTAGALVVILPVLLTWSSDIGAYVAGRLIGGPKLIPSISPGKTIAGAIGGVVLTVLVCAGYVHWLLRPHAELGFAPWALVVFGVCISATAQVGDLAESLFKREAHVKDSGTLFPGHGGALDRLDSLFFVLPVSYALYGWLLIPAPH, encoded by the coding sequence GTGAGTGAGTTTGGTCGGCGCCTTGGCGTGGCTCTGATTGGTGCGCCGATCGCGCTGGCAATCCTGTGGGTCGGCGATGCGGCCCTCGCGACACTGGCGAGCGCCTTGTCAGCCCTGGCGGCCTGGGAGTTCTTCCGGTTGGCCCGCGAGAGCGGTAGTCGACCCATGGCCGGCACGGGAATTGTCGCAGCCGCGCTGGTCCCGATGGCTGTGCATGCGCACTATCTCGGCGTCGTGCAGGTGCCCCTCGTGGTTGTTCCGCTGGCGGTACTCGTCCTCATCGCACTGGCGATCTGGATGCGCGGTGCGGACGGACACCCGTTGGCGGCGGTGAGCACCACGGCCCTCGGCGTTCTGTATACCGGCGGCACCCTGTCGTATGTGTATGCGCTCCGATATTACGGATACGCGGTCGGGAACACGGCGGGTGCCCTGGTGGTCATCCTGCCGGTGCTACTGACATGGTCAAGTGATATCGGCGCCTATGTCGCGGGGCGCCTCATCGGTGGACCGAAGCTCATCCCGTCGATATCGCCTGGAAAGACCATCGCCGGCGCCATCGGGGGAGTCGTGCTCACGGTGTTGGTGTGTGCGGGTTACGTCCACTGGCTGCTGCGTCCGCACGCAGAACTGGGGTTCGCGCCGTGGGCACTTGTGGTATTCGGCGTGTGCATCAGTGCGACGGCGCAGGTTGGCGATCTGGCCGAGTCCTTGTTCAAGCGCGAAGCGCACGTGAAAGACAGTGGGACGCTCTTCCCCGGCCATGGCGGCGCACTCGATCGTCTCGATTCGCTGTTCTTCGTGTTGCCCGTGTCGTACGCGCTGTATGGATGGCTCCTGATTCCGGCGCCGCACTGA
- the rpsO gene encoding 30S ribosomal protein S15, which produces MAFDKASTIDKYRAHEGDTGSTRVQIALLTERINYLTGHFRTHAKDHHGRRGLLKMVGKRRRLLAYLKRTDVQEYRTLVQNLGLRY; this is translated from the coding sequence ATGGCGTTCGATAAGGCATCCACGATTGACAAGTACCGGGCCCACGAAGGGGACACCGGTTCGACCCGCGTACAGATCGCGCTCCTCACCGAGCGCATCAACTACCTGACGGGTCACTTCCGTACCCACGCCAAGGATCATCACGGGCGTCGCGGTCTCCTTAAGATGGTCGGCAAGCGCCGCCGTCTCCTCGCCTACCTGAAGCGTACGGACGTTCAGGAATACCGCACGCTCGTTCAAAACCTTGGTCTCCGGTACTAA
- a CDS encoding elongation factor Ts has product MTTPITAKAVAELRQRTGAGMMDCKKALEETAGDMDTAVEYLRKKGIAKAEKRSDRSTSEGIVGGEIFGDGKSGALVEVACETDFVARNEDFGKVVATLVAQRVQSSAADIDAFLAEPLASDPSLSVTDFVKVASARTGEAVNVRRVARFDAGANGQVGMYRHHNGKLATLVQVTATSPEVAAHESTQQLVKFIAEHIAASAPLAVDRSGVPAEKIESEKRIAEEQARQSGKPDAMIEKIATGKIEAFLKDVTLLPQAWVRDPAVTIAALVKDHAERAGGTITVDRFVRLQLGAE; this is encoded by the coding sequence ATGACGACCCCCATCACGGCGAAGGCCGTGGCTGAACTCCGCCAGCGCACCGGCGCCGGCATGATGGACTGCAAGAAGGCACTCGAAGAGACTGCTGGCGACATGGATACGGCGGTTGAATACCTTCGAAAGAAGGGAATCGCCAAAGCCGAGAAGCGTTCCGACCGGTCAACCAGCGAAGGCATTGTCGGTGGTGAGATCTTCGGCGACGGCAAGTCAGGTGCATTGGTCGAGGTCGCGTGCGAAACCGACTTCGTGGCGCGCAATGAAGATTTCGGCAAGGTCGTGGCGACACTCGTCGCCCAACGGGTACAGTCCAGCGCCGCCGACATCGATGCATTCCTCGCCGAGCCCCTCGCCTCTGATCCGAGCCTCTCGGTCACGGATTTCGTGAAGGTGGCGTCGGCGCGTACCGGTGAAGCCGTCAACGTGCGTCGCGTCGCGCGCTTCGACGCCGGTGCCAACGGTCAGGTGGGGATGTACCGTCACCACAATGGCAAGTTGGCCACGCTCGTTCAGGTCACGGCGACGTCGCCGGAAGTGGCCGCCCACGAGTCCACGCAGCAGCTCGTCAAGTTCATCGCGGAGCACATCGCGGCCTCGGCGCCGCTGGCCGTCGATCGCTCTGGCGTGCCGGCCGAGAAGATCGAAAGCGAGAAGCGCATCGCGGAAGAGCAGGCCCGGCAGTCTGGCAAGCCCGACGCGATGATCGAGAAGATTGCGACCGGCAAGATCGAGGCGTTCCTCAAGGACGTCACGCTGCTGCCGCAAGCGTGGGTCCGGGATCCGGCCGTGACGATCGCGGCGCTGGTGAAGGATCACGCCGAGCGCGCCGGGGGCACCATTACCGTCGATCGATTTGTGCGCTTGCAGCTGGGCGCGGAGTAA
- the rseP gene encoding RIP metalloprotease RseP, with translation MLTTLSPYIAPLLVFGLVVFVHELGHFVAAKLTGVYAPVFSLGWGRRLFGWKRGETDYRVSLIPLGGYVRMATREDDSMAGIEGGADRGTFDSTTERPPEVPEALWDPQGMAPFGPKAVPESRWVESKSVGARVFILSAGVIMNILLTLFVSSGIFYVYGDPYRPAVIDSVVVGLPAAAAGLAAGDRIVAVNGHAVRSWEEVVDRIAPETTGAVTIDVDRAGARLSVPVSPQSTEIDDPVTGAKRRVGRVGIQVRDSLARENLGLARSMTLGASATWAMATNVASVLRGLVSGQVSAKNLGGPIQIAKVSVQAARRGAETLWSLIAFLSLNIAILNLVPIPVLDGGQILLVLAEAVKGKAFSARTRETFARVGVLAVLALILLVTFNDIRSSLTP, from the coding sequence ATGCTGACAACCCTCTCGCCATACATTGCGCCGCTGCTGGTGTTCGGTCTCGTCGTGTTCGTGCATGAGCTCGGCCACTTCGTGGCAGCGAAGCTGACGGGGGTGTATGCGCCCGTATTTTCGCTCGGGTGGGGTCGCCGGTTGTTCGGCTGGAAGCGGGGCGAGACCGACTATCGGGTCTCGCTCATTCCGCTTGGCGGCTACGTGCGCATGGCTACGCGCGAGGACGACTCCATGGCCGGGATCGAGGGGGGTGCCGATCGCGGGACCTTTGATTCGACGACCGAACGTCCGCCTGAAGTACCCGAGGCCCTGTGGGACCCCCAGGGTATGGCGCCCTTCGGCCCCAAGGCCGTGCCGGAATCGCGCTGGGTAGAGAGCAAGTCGGTCGGCGCCCGAGTGTTCATTCTGTCCGCCGGAGTGATCATGAACATCCTGCTCACGTTGTTCGTGTCGAGTGGAATCTTCTACGTCTACGGCGATCCCTATCGGCCGGCGGTGATCGATTCGGTGGTGGTGGGCTTACCGGCAGCGGCGGCCGGACTGGCGGCCGGTGACCGGATTGTGGCCGTGAACGGTCACGCGGTGCGTTCCTGGGAAGAAGTGGTGGATCGCATCGCGCCCGAGACCACCGGCGCCGTCACCATTGATGTCGATCGTGCCGGCGCGCGCCTTTCCGTGCCGGTGTCGCCGCAGTCCACCGAAATCGATGACCCTGTCACCGGCGCCAAACGACGGGTCGGACGGGTCGGTATCCAGGTGCGCGATTCACTGGCGCGTGAGAATCTGGGGCTCGCGCGTTCGATGACGCTTGGAGCCAGTGCGACGTGGGCGATGGCCACCAATGTCGCCAGCGTGCTCCGCGGACTCGTGTCGGGGCAGGTCTCGGCGAAGAATCTTGGCGGCCCGATTCAGATTGCCAAAGTCTCCGTGCAGGCCGCACGCCGTGGCGCCGAAACGCTCTGGTCGCTCATCGCATTTCTCAGTTTGAATATCGCGATCCTCAATCTCGTGCCCATTCCGGTACTCGATGGCGGACAGATTCTCCTCGTGCTGGCGGAAGCCGTGAAAGGCAAGGCGTTCAGTGCACGCACGCGCGAAACCTTTGCACGGGTCGGTGTGTTGGCGGTGCTCGCGTTGATCCTGTTGGTGACGTTCAACGACATCCGTTCCTCGTTGACCCCCTGA
- a CDS encoding UMP kinase produces the protein MRYGRVLLKLSGEALAGDRGVGFDFGRIGFFADQIVEVARMGVQLGMVIGGGNIVRGSQLSQMGMDRVGADYMGMLGTVINALALQDVLEKRGLDTRVMTAIRMEELAEPYIRRRAMRHFEKGRTVIFAAGTGNPYFSTDTAAVLRGIQMKADVIIKATSVDGVYSADPKKDANARLYETISYRDVMLEELKVMDQTAITLCKENQLPLIVLNINSPGAIARAVRGERIGTFVS, from the coding sequence CTGCGCTACGGGCGCGTTTTGCTCAAGTTGTCGGGGGAAGCGCTGGCGGGTGACCGTGGGGTGGGATTTGACTTCGGCCGGATCGGATTCTTCGCCGATCAGATTGTCGAGGTCGCGCGGATGGGTGTCCAGCTGGGAATGGTGATTGGCGGCGGCAACATCGTCCGCGGATCCCAACTCTCACAAATGGGCATGGATCGTGTGGGTGCTGACTACATGGGAATGCTGGGAACGGTCATCAACGCCCTGGCGCTGCAGGATGTGCTGGAGAAGCGAGGACTCGACACCCGGGTTATGACGGCCATCCGCATGGAAGAGCTGGCCGAGCCGTACATTCGGCGTCGGGCCATGCGCCATTTTGAAAAGGGGCGCACGGTCATCTTTGCTGCCGGCACCGGAAACCCGTATTTTTCCACCGATACGGCCGCGGTGTTGCGCGGTATCCAGATGAAGGCCGACGTAATCATCAAGGCCACCAGCGTCGATGGGGTCTATTCGGCTGATCCCAAGAAGGATGCCAATGCCCGTCTGTACGAGACCATCAGTTATCGCGATGTGATGCTGGAAGAGCTGAAGGTGATGGATCAGACCGCCATCACGCTGTGCAAGGAGAATCAGCTGCCGCTGATCGTGCTCAACATCAACAGTCCCGGCGCCATTGCGCGTGCCGTCCGGGGCGAACGCATAGGGACATTCGTTTCATGA
- a CDS encoding 1-deoxy-D-xylulose-5-phosphate reductoisomerase produces the protein MTIGVAILGATGSIGTSALRVLERQSQRFVPVALTAHENAAALAELATRWRPSFVGLVRGNAPPGTTWDTGADCLVRAATHPSADIVINAVVGAAGLPATLAALRAGRRVALANKETLVVAGDIVTAAAREFGGTLVPVDSEHSAILQCLAGRAPHEVRRLVLTASGGPFRTWSADRIATATSADALMHPTWRMGSKITIDSATLANKALEVIEAHHLFGVPYDRIEVVVHPQSIVHSFVEFIDGSVLAQLGAPSMELPILFALTWPERVADSGVPLFDPVALGSLTFEAVRTADFPMLELGLSAGRAGGAAPAVYNAANEAAVALFLAGRIRFGEIAVLVAGALADHVAEATVSLEALWRADASARHMVEAHGAMLAAKP, from the coding sequence ATGACCATCGGCGTTGCGATCCTCGGTGCCACGGGCTCCATCGGCACAAGCGCACTGCGCGTCCTCGAACGGCAGTCGCAGCGATTCGTGCCGGTGGCGCTCACGGCACACGAGAATGCGGCGGCGCTGGCCGAGTTGGCCACCCGTTGGCGCCCGTCGTTTGTCGGACTCGTGCGTGGCAACGCGCCGCCGGGGACCACCTGGGATACCGGTGCGGATTGCCTGGTACGCGCGGCGACGCATCCGTCGGCGGACATCGTCATCAATGCCGTAGTTGGCGCAGCCGGATTGCCGGCCACGTTGGCCGCGCTACGTGCCGGTCGCCGTGTGGCGTTGGCGAACAAGGAGACGCTGGTGGTCGCCGGCGACATTGTGACGGCGGCGGCACGGGAGTTTGGTGGGACCTTGGTGCCGGTGGATAGCGAACACTCCGCCATTCTGCAGTGTCTGGCGGGACGCGCACCACATGAGGTGCGTCGGCTGGTGCTCACGGCCTCTGGCGGCCCGTTTCGCACGTGGAGCGCCGATCGCATTGCCACGGCCACGAGCGCGGACGCGCTCATGCATCCCACGTGGCGGATGGGTAGCAAGATCACGATCGACAGCGCCACCTTGGCGAATAAGGCGCTGGAAGTCATCGAGGCGCATCATCTGTTCGGCGTGCCCTACGATCGCATCGAGGTCGTCGTGCATCCGCAGAGTATCGTGCATTCATTCGTGGAGTTCATCGACGGCAGCGTGTTGGCTCAACTGGGTGCCCCGTCGATGGAGCTCCCGATCCTCTTCGCGCTGACGTGGCCGGAACGCGTGGCGGATTCCGGCGTACCACTCTTTGACCCCGTCGCCCTGGGATCCCTCACGTTCGAGGCGGTGCGGACGGCCGACTTCCCGATGCTGGAGCTGGGCCTGTCGGCCGGACGGGCCGGCGGTGCCGCTCCAGCGGTGTACAATGCCGCGAACGAGGCGGCCGTGGCCCTATTTCTCGCCGGTCGGATCCGATTCGGTGAGATTGCCGTATTAGTTGCGGGCGCGCTGGCTGACCATGTCGCGGAAGCAACGGTGTCGTTGGAGGCGCTGTGGAGAGCCGACGCCTCTGCGCGTCACATGGTTGAAGCGCACGGTGCGATGCTTGCCGCCAAACCCTGA
- a CDS encoding serine/threonine protein kinase → MKHGSLLHLAQSVKDRNLPDRYLGRQIGKYQVIRLLGGGAFAWVYEAVDRDLEIPVALKILRPEFAGQADAEARFRREATTAARLRHPNIVTVRDVGLVDGASFVAMDLLPLSLARRLELLSRLAEADVVRIGLDVAAALSVAHAGGIVHRDIKPDNILIGTHGEAVVADFGLARVLDDGAARSGGHQIMGTPHYFSPEQARGLELDGRSDLYSLGVTLFRAATGRLPYEGDDWYAVARMHVEAPVPSARALVPELSEAIDALLGRLMQKAPADRFPTALAVADALAALPSAPVTRSSVSLGRASSETVTAFPPVTERLPSPPATARRWVGATIGLALVGIAGWAALRVPTIRDLIARSPEPTLPHLDDSTTRALQDSVRLAAGDTAAAVAVSDSSRRTPLVVSRLPDSIRKKAADRVKTQLIVSAPDSARLYVDGALAGRGSIVVDRPGAARLSLRAVIEDAPTDCVTASRDSTIRLAVGERRSVMLAVRTCLGVKFTIVPADARIRFESLDGGVSVEVRADTTKSVLLSEGRYEVRATAPRCLEYRGDTLTVRRGASESSLFRSIRLTC, encoded by the coding sequence ATGAAGCACGGTAGTTTACTCCACCTCGCACAGTCTGTAAAGGACCGCAACCTGCCAGACCGCTACCTCGGCCGTCAGATTGGTAAATATCAGGTCATCCGGCTGTTGGGTGGCGGGGCATTCGCCTGGGTCTACGAGGCGGTCGACCGCGACCTTGAGATCCCGGTGGCGCTCAAGATCCTGCGCCCGGAATTCGCCGGCCAGGCCGACGCCGAAGCCCGATTCCGGCGCGAAGCCACCACCGCAGCTCGCCTCCGGCACCCCAACATCGTCACCGTCCGTGATGTCGGGCTCGTCGACGGCGCGTCTTTCGTGGCCATGGACCTGCTCCCGCTTTCGTTGGCGAGGCGGCTCGAGCTGTTGTCGCGACTCGCGGAGGCCGACGTCGTGCGTATTGGCCTCGACGTCGCGGCGGCCCTCTCCGTGGCGCATGCCGGTGGCATTGTGCACCGCGATATCAAACCCGACAATATCCTGATCGGCACCCACGGTGAGGCCGTGGTGGCTGACTTCGGGCTCGCCCGCGTCCTCGATGATGGTGCCGCGCGCAGTGGTGGTCACCAGATCATGGGAACACCACACTACTTCAGTCCCGAGCAGGCGCGCGGTCTCGAACTCGATGGACGCAGCGACCTGTATTCGCTGGGCGTCACGTTGTTCCGCGCGGCCACCGGTCGATTGCCATACGAGGGCGATGACTGGTACGCCGTCGCCCGAATGCACGTCGAGGCGCCGGTGCCTTCGGCACGCGCGCTCGTGCCCGAACTGAGCGAGGCCATCGATGCCCTGCTTGGCCGCTTGATGCAGAAAGCACCCGCCGATCGTTTCCCGACAGCCCTCGCCGTCGCGGACGCACTCGCGGCCCTGCCCTCCGCGCCCGTCACGCGATCCTCGGTGTCCCTTGGTCGCGCCTCGTCGGAAACCGTTACCGCGTTTCCTCCGGTCACCGAGCGCCTGCCGTCGCCTCCAGCCACCGCGAGACGATGGGTGGGCGCGACCATCGGTCTCGCGCTGGTGGGAATTGCCGGGTGGGCCGCGCTGCGCGTGCCGACGATCCGCGACCTGATCGCGCGGTCGCCCGAGCCAACACTACCGCACCTCGACGATTCAACCACCCGCGCCTTGCAAGACTCCGTGCGACTGGCTGCGGGTGACACGGCGGCCGCCGTGGCGGTCAGTGACTCCTCGCGGCGTACGCCACTCGTCGTCTCCCGTCTGCCGGATTCAATTCGCAAGAAAGCCGCCGATCGCGTGAAGACGCAATTGATCGTGTCGGCGCCGGATTCCGCCCGGCTGTATGTCGATGGCGCGCTGGCCGGCCGAGGCTCCATCGTGGTGGATCGACCAGGCGCCGCCCGCCTGTCGCTCAGGGCCGTGATTGAAGACGCGCCCACGGACTGTGTCACGGCCTCGCGCGACTCGACCATCCGTCTGGCGGTCGGCGAGCGTCGCAGTGTGATGCTGGCGGTCCGCACGTGTCTTGGCGTGAAGTTCACCATCGTGCCCGCAGATGCGCGAATTCGCTTCGAATCGCTGGACGGTGGCGTGTCGGTGGAGGTACGGGCCGACACGACGAAATCCGTCCTGTTGTCTGAGGGTCGTTACGAAGTGCGCGCAACCGCACCGCGATGCCTCGAGTATCGAGGCGACACACTCACGGTTCGACGCGGCGCGAGCGAATCGTCGCTCTTTCGTTCGATTCGCCTGACCTGCTGA